The following DNA comes from Capsicum annuum cultivar UCD-10X-F1 chromosome 7, UCD10Xv1.1, whole genome shotgun sequence.
attttctgaaatagacactatccgtctcagcctcacctcgaccactctctcccaaatcttcatagagtgactcaataacttaatccccctatagttgttgcaactctggatgtcccccttattcttatagagaggtatcatggtgctccacctccaagcctcgggcatctttgccgtcttgaagatttcattaaacaatcccgtcaaccacctaagaccagcctctccaacgaacttccaaaactcgaccggtatctcatccggccccgtcgccctaccccttcgcattctgcgaacagcctgtctaacctcttctaccttaaaacgtctacaatagctaaaatcccggccccgtcgccctaccccttctcGAACTATTAGGTTATTTTGCTATTGCTTCATCATCCCTTGGTACTTATTTTCGTTAATTTGGTAATAATTTGGTAATAATAAGTGTAAAAGGGTGAAAAATACACGAAGTATTTCGTTTTCTTGAGTTTCATACTCGAACTATTAGGTTATGAACTATTAGTTGTTTGAGTTTCATACATGAACTTTAGCTAAGAAAAGTGAATAACTAGTAGGTAAGCtatgttttgataaatagttggtgatagttcaACCATGAAACTCAAAATATCGGAataatttaggtgtgtttttATCGTTAGCTGTAGTGATGCGTGGTGCAcacctttttttttgtttaaaaatgcTGTCATATGACACTCCATGCAaatgattttatgttttttgcaTTTCCTACCAATTATTTTATCAGAAAACACCTCAATTAGTATGTGATGTGATGATGCATAGAGTATAAACTCTTTTTGCTTTGTTTAAAAGTGGTGCCAAATGGGGCTCTATACGGATAATTGAATGAGTTAAttggaaaatttttaaaaaattaagagataatGGTTAAAAACATGCATGAAGGATCACTCTTTTGTGAGTTTTCTACTTAAACTATCATGTGTTTGAGTTTCttactatttatcaaaacacacctcgACTAGTATGTGACGATGTGACGATACATGGTGTACTTTCTATCTTTTTGTTTAAAGATGGTGCCAAATAGCACTCTACGTGAATAATAAAGGAACTAaccgattttttttttaaagaaataacgCTAAAaaagcacccaagggtgtggcctagtggttcaatgaagttgagtTGAACACCATGAGGTCTCACGTTCAATTTCTAACAGAGACAAACATTGCTCTGCATGTGTGTGTTTTTTAGGTTACATAGCGTGGTTTCAGATTGTCCCTTTCAGTTTTTTCCTGCCCTGCTTTCCTCAAGTGACCTTAAGTAATTGAGCAGCTGATTCTCTTAGTTATACGTCTTGAAATTCTGAGTTCCATTTCAAGAAACCATTTTTATTATTCCTGCTTCGTCAatatttaggggtcgtttggtaatgtgcattagaaaaaataatgcatgcattagctttgtgtattactagtaccttgtttggtacactTTTTCAACCTATAATTAGAACTATTATTAAACACCGTGCCAAACAATCTTTCAGTAAAATGTCCTCAATTCAATGGTCCTGCTATGTTGTTCTTACCTGGTCCAATACCAATATTGCTTTTGAAATGGTATAGAGTGTACTCAATGGCTCCCAAGTTGTGTCAGATTTCAGTTTCCAAAATCCTGCAAATTAGCATTTTAACCAAAGTAGATGGGTAGCATAATTTCCCCCTTTCGGGTGATGTGGTGGTATTACTTGGCATGTATGTTAACCAATAAACTTGGGCATGGTCATTGACCAACCCATTGGATACGTGTTATCTCTCACTGGTACAGGTGTACCTGAGTAATTCTGGTTACCGTGATTTAAACAAATGAAAAAGTTTACTCCGTGTCATCTTTGTTGAGATTTGGTCTTTATATCCCGAGGATGTTACTTCATCTCTTTGGATGCACTCTTTGCGTCGTCCTCCTAACACACAAAAGATTAAGGTTGAACTGCTTGGAATTTAGAGGTTTTCCTTTATCTTTTATGTGTCGATTCAGCAAAATTGAAGGTGTAAGTTTGTTTAGAATGAGTTTACTGCACTGGATATCTCTGCCCCACATGTAACAGGTCAATTAGAATGTGGTCCCGTTAAAAAGGAATGATCAAATTGAGCTTGagaattctttcttttcatgaACTTGTTGAAACCGCGGAAGGATAAAGCTTATTGAAACTTAATCGAAAAATATTTGCTCAAGAaaggaaaaaacaagaaaaaagataacttagccaaaaaataaaaatagaatgcaGCAAGTCTTTAGGTACAGAGCGGAAGGTAGACAAGATGGGGTGTGTAGCATGCACTACATCAGTTTGAGTCCTGGTTTGTGTTCCAAGTCTGGTATTTAAGAGGAAAACGGTAGAGTACTGGGCCTATTTTAGACtgagtttttaaaaataaaaactactcatttcataataatcaaagacCTCCCTGAAGAACAGAAGAAGCCTGTTCTCGATATCTGCGTGTTGGCTGTCAGTTCCGGTTTGACTTAATATAGGTTTTAGTGGACTTACTTTGAGGAGCTGGATATGTAAGGCTTGGCCAACTTTTTTTTAGAGATAATAAATATATCGTTTGGTTAGCACCAAGAAGGTGCAATCAAAGTATTTACATGATACAAAAAGAACTTCTCTTCCAACTAGAGGCTTGGCCAATTTATGTCAGGAAAAGAAGTCAGGATTGACTAACTGGCGGCATATCTCGTTATAGTTTCCGTAAGATGCAGTTTTATGTAAAACATTTTCGCGATGCATGTATATTTGTAGTTCAAAACATTTTACAAATCTCCTCTTGATCCTcggttttgaataagaaaattttaaacgCCCAGGGCTTCCTTTGGGGTAAAGTCTTTGTTCTTTCCTCTAATGACTGATCTATCTTTTTGTTGGGTCATGTGGCTTCAACTTTTTACTGTTCCATTATTTACCGCCTTCTTTCACATCCCTTGCGGCCCCCTAAAAATATTGCATACTTTTGGCCTGAAGCATTGTGAGGAAAGCCATTGTTTCTACATTGCCTTTTCATGATTTATAGATTAGTTCAATATTTCTAAAAAGGATTATTTATGAGAGGATTGATGCTCAGATTCTCTTGTTTGAAGGACCTGGCTAATCTTTTTAAGTAAGAGGAGGTTATCAAATCCAGTTTCGTGAAGTTTAAACGTGATCTATGTCCAGTTTGTTTTTTTAGATGCAACTGCACCGTAAGATGGCATGTCCCTTAAGTACATACCAAAAGAAAATTACATGCAAAGTATCATCCTGATGAGGCaaaaaaactaagagaaaacaGAGGAAGATACTTGAACCAAAGTTATAAAAACTGGTGTCTCCTGTGAATATGTCTAATAGCTACTATATGCACCAGGTCTAATTTGTAAGCTCCTTTCGCCAGAGACGGTAGCTTGTTAGGAGAAGAGATAAATTAGTTAGGTCTTCCTATACTTAGCCAGCACATCCTCAATCTGATTAGCTTCTCTATAGGAATGTTGAATCTTGCACTTGCCTTGTTCAATCAAATTTTTAGTCTCTTGTATCTATTTCcaatttgtttgaaaaatttATCTGAATCTAATGAACAGCAGGCATACTAAATCTTGTGGCTATTCTTGTGTCGATGCGATTGTCATTTAATTACTGAAAGCATATAACTTCTTAGAAGACTGGAGTTCCCGTGCCACAACTATCTTTGACCGTACTAAACTGATTGCTTTTTGAGGATCGTCATCGCAGCGTGTGTGCCTGTTAGGATAGATTACCTCATAGCATAGTTTGGCTTTTAAATTTTGCGACATTATTAGTTCCCAAACGGCTTGTGATCCATTctttggcataatacataaacaaacaTCTTAAACATGACCTCACATGATATGTAAACACGCTTAACTTTGAGTATAcacatctagacacctcaacTTATCTCAAGTGTTTCAGTTGAGCACTCTAACTTACAAAATGATCATCTATACACTTCCAAAATTTATTGCATCACGTCAGCATAAGGTGTCCACGAGACACAGTATGGACGAGTTGGAGTGTTTAGTTTCCGGTTGTGATCAAGTTGAGATGTGTAGATGTGCACTCTCAAAGAGCGCTTACTTGCCAATATAGGCCAAGTTTGAGTATCTATTTATGCTCTATgcctttatttttttgtattttatgtggAGAGAGATGATCAAATAGGCTGTGGAAACAAAtctatcctttatttttatgtaGAATTAACCAGTGGTAAAGGTATTTTGGCCTTCTATGTTGTGTTGTTGATGTCTGTTCAACCTACTGGATGGTTAGTTGGTAGTCTTACCATTTTCTACTGTGTGATATGTATTCTGAAACATATTCGACTAAATTTTACTGCAGGGAGATAGCAAAACATCTGTCCCTTCCACCTCAAAAGATTCACTGCAGTATGCTTGCTGAGGATGCTATTAGGGCTGCTAAGAAGGATTACGAGGCGAAGAAGGCAAAGTTTAATGACAACGCAGAAAATGCACCACCGGAAAAAACAGTTTGATATATTAGTTGAGAAATAAAGATCAAGGGTGTATGTAGAGGTGGCAAATGGTCGGAGAAGAGCTGAATTTGAGCGGGTCAAGGTAGACTGAGTAAATTAAAGAGCGGATTTATTGACCGGTTCCAACATTACTTGGGCTTAAATGTGCTGAAATGTTGTCGCTCAATTCTTATTAAGTTTTAAGTGTTTTATAGTTTTTTAGTAcctaatataattattttttttctttactataATATACAAAGGGTTttataaagcttttgtctaaattCATATTCAGCCGTGGACTGTTAAATGATCTCTTGAGGTATTTTTAGTCAGTGAACTCGGCTGCTATTGAAGACCGAGCGCAAGCAAGCTGTCAAAGATTTTGGGAACTAGAAGAGATGTTCCCGTAACTAGTTTCCGAATTCTTTGATGGTGGAGGAAATCTTCCTTGGTGTTGAGAAAACTTCTATAATCTGTCGACTTTGAAGTTTTAAATTTCACAAAGTGAAATTAAGCACTATATTATCTTAGGATTTTTCTTGTGGATTTTGCTACTCGAGATACTAATAGCTGCTTGTATATATCCTTGATGGAGTAGTGCTCCATACGCATCACTTCTGCATAACTTACACCAGCCTCAACAAAGTATTTCTTTGCTTTAAAACACTTTTTGCAGGACCAGGAAGCTTGTAGAGGCATAGTATCCCATATTAACCCAACTATAACTTAGTAACTATGCACCCACTCTATCCATTGCATCCTTCTTCCTACACAAATTCCAGAGAAGATTTGCAATTGCTGCCTTGTTTCAAGCTGTCATAGAGATGAAATTTAGGCCCCCAGTAGTAGTAGTAATGCAGAGTTTATCCCATGCTATAAGAGCTTTCTTAGCGTTGTTAGCTGATCCAATCCATGAAAACCTTCTACAAGTGTCTTCTAAAAGCTGGAGCACCTTTCTTGGAAGCACAAAAACCTGGGATCAAAAGATCAGAATAGCAAACGTTGACACTTTTAATGAGTTGTACTCTCCCTGCATCGGAGAGATACTTTGTGGTCCAAGAATTGATCCTGTCCAACATCTTCTGTAACCGAGGTTGGAATTGTGCTATGGATATTCTACTAGTACTCAAAGGAACCCCCAAATACCTAAAGGCATAAAATGTTTCACATATCAGTCACCCTGCAATATTTGATCCTTCACTACATCTTTAACTCCACCAAAATATATTGAGCTCTTTGCAAGATTAGCTTGTAATCCAGAGGCCATTGAAAATTGTTCAAAGCATCTAGTTAAGTGCTTTACGGACTGGAAATCTCCCTTGCAAAATAACAAGAGATCATCAGCAAAAACCATCTGAATGATCTTCATTTTGACACACTTAGGGTGGTATTTGAACTCTTTCTCCTTTTGTAGTGCGGCCAGCAATCTTGTAAAGTACTCCATAGCAATCATAAAGAGGTAAGGAGATAGGGCATCACCCTGTCTAAGTCTTTCTTAGCTGGGAAAGGTGAGGTAGGATAACCATGGATGTTAACAGAGTATGAGTAGTAGTAATGCAAGTCATTGTCCAATTCACAAACCCTTTAGGGAAATTCAAGAACCTCAGCAGTTGCTCAATAAATGACCACTCTGCGGAGTCATAAGCTttttgaagatctattttgaGCATGCATCTAGGTCATATATTTTTCCTACTATACCCCTTAACCATCTCATGGCTTAATAAGATATTATCTGCTACTAGTCTACCAGGCACAAAGGCAGTTTGGCTGTTATCTACAATTTTATCCATGAAAGGTTGTGTTCTATTTGTAAGGATCCTGGATATGATTTTGTATAGGATTGTACAACAAGAGATGTGTCGAAATTCCTTTATGGTTGAAGGATTTTTAACTTTGGGAATGAGGGTTACTGAGGTACTGTTTATAGGTTTAAATATAATCCCTATGTTAGTTACATCTTCACCTACTGTCTGGCAGGTTTTTTAGAAGAAGTAAGCATTCATACCACCATCGTATCCTGGAGCTTTGTTGACATCAATTCCTTTAGTAGCATTCAGGACTTCCTATGCAGTAACTGGTTGGATCAACTGGAGTTGTTGCTCTCTATTTAGCCTTTTCCTTGCATTCATCACTTCAGGATCAATTGTTGTTAGAGAGGTTGCTGTAGTCCCTACTAAACTCCTGTAGAAATTCAGCATTTCCTTTTTTACCTGATCCCTATCATGTAACATCTCTCCATTAGTAGATGTTA
Coding sequences within:
- the LOC107876372 gene encoding uncharacterized protein LOC107876372: MEYFTRLLAALQKEKEFKYHPKCVKMKIIQMVFADDLLLFCKGDFQSVKHLTRCFEQFSMASGLQANLAKSSIYFGGVKDVFVLPRKVLQLLEDTCRRFSWIGSANNAKKALIAWDKLCITTTTGGLNFISMTA